A single genomic interval of Noviherbaspirillum saxi harbors:
- a CDS encoding ABC transporter substrate-binding protein, translating into MYLSSLSQRAKRRLIAASIATVVAISPAVLYAQEFRLGLSSPPTSMDPHFYNLFANLNVSDHIFEPLVTMDPDSKIIPALAESWTLVNETTWEFKLRKGIKFHDGSELTTADVAWSMERPATIVGSPGKFDVYTKSIAEKKIIDAHTIRFITKEPYPLLLPDLTSIYIVSKKATEGISSDDFSSGKGMVGTSRYKFVRFQRDDRVELERNDAYWGKRAEWNKVTLRFIPNGATRIAALLAGDVQAIENVPTPDLARIRSDSNIGMYSKISHRMIFLYPDASREKSPFVTTKDGKPLDKNPLQDVRVRQAISMSINRDAIKDRVMEGLSEPTNNLVPPNLFGHNPELKVPKYDPEGAKKLLAEAGYADGFGITIHTPNNRYVNDEKITQTIAQMLSRIGIAAKVEGMPMSVYSSRGAKREYSLGLLGWGAQTGEASSPLRALVACDDPARGFGGFNWLKYCNPKLNETLGKAVNTVDDQQRLKLLQDAAAIAINEYGIIPIHQQVTTWAARKGFAYTPRTDERTHAYGFRPQ; encoded by the coding sequence ATGTATCTGTCGTCGCTCTCACAACGAGCCAAGCGCAGGTTAATCGCTGCATCGATCGCCACCGTCGTCGCGATTTCCCCGGCCGTGTTGTATGCCCAGGAGTTTCGGCTCGGATTGAGTTCGCCTCCTACCTCGATGGATCCGCATTTCTATAACCTGTTCGCCAATCTGAATGTATCGGATCACATCTTCGAACCATTGGTAACAATGGATCCCGATAGCAAAATCATTCCCGCCCTGGCCGAATCCTGGACGCTCGTCAATGAAACAACCTGGGAGTTCAAGCTGCGCAAGGGCATAAAGTTTCATGACGGCAGCGAGTTGACGACAGCCGACGTTGCATGGTCGATGGAGCGTCCCGCGACGATCGTCGGCAGCCCTGGAAAATTCGATGTTTATACCAAGAGCATCGCCGAGAAAAAGATCATTGATGCCCACACCATTCGCTTTATCACGAAGGAACCGTATCCACTTCTCCTGCCTGACCTGACTTCGATCTACATTGTGTCGAAGAAGGCTACCGAGGGGATTTCCAGCGATGATTTCTCCAGCGGCAAAGGCATGGTCGGCACCAGTCGTTACAAGTTTGTTCGATTCCAGCGCGACGATCGCGTCGAACTCGAGCGCAACGATGCTTATTGGGGCAAGAGGGCGGAGTGGAACAAGGTGACGCTGCGCTTTATTCCAAACGGCGCTACCCGTATTGCCGCACTGCTCGCCGGCGATGTGCAGGCAATTGAAAATGTGCCCACGCCCGACCTCGCTCGCATCCGCAGCGACAGCAATATCGGCATGTACTCCAAAATTTCTCACCGGATGATCTTCCTTTATCCGGACGCCAGCCGGGAAAAATCGCCTTTCGTGACCACGAAAGATGGCAAACCGCTTGACAAGAACCCACTGCAGGACGTTCGCGTTCGTCAGGCGATATCAATGTCGATCAACCGCGATGCGATCAAGGACCGTGTGATGGAGGGATTGTCGGAGCCGACCAATAATCTGGTGCCGCCCAATCTGTTCGGCCACAACCCGGAGCTGAAAGTGCCAAAGTACGATCCGGAAGGCGCGAAAAAGCTGCTTGCGGAAGCCGGCTATGCGGATGGATTCGGCATCACGATCCATACGCCGAACAACCGTTACGTCAACGACGAGAAAATCACCCAAACCATCGCTCAGATGCTGTCACGTATTGGCATCGCTGCCAAGGTAGAAGGCATGCCGATGTCGGTTTACTCATCGCGTGGCGCCAAACGCGAATACTCGCTCGGTCTGCTCGGCTGGGGCGCGCAGACCGGCGAAGCCTCCTCGCCCTTGCGTGCCTTGGTTGCATGCGACGATCCGGCACGCGGTTTCGGCGGATTCAACTGGTTGAAGTACTGCAACCCCAAGCTGAATGAAACCTTGGGCAAGGCTGTCAATACCGTCGACGACCAGCAACGGCTAAAACTTTTGCAGGATGCCGCCGCCATTGCCATCAATGAGTACGGCATCATTCCTATCCACCAGCAGGTAACGACATGGGCGGCACGTAAAGGCTTTGCCTATACACCTCGCACCGACGAGCGTACCCACGCTTACGGCTTCCGCCCGCAATAA
- a CDS encoding ABC transporter permease: MLVFIIRRLLQSVAVLLVMSLLVFVGVYAIGNPIDVLLSPDADQAERARTIASFGLDKPLWQQYFIFLKNALSGDMGRSFAFSTPALTLIFERMPATMELAVTAILFSIVLGIPLGLWAGLRPNSIAGKTIMAVSILGFSLPTFWVGLMLIMLFAVQLGWLPSSGRGPTQELLGIPVSFLSWDGLKHLFLPALNLSLFNIALVVRLTRAGAQEALLQDYVKFARAKGLSNKRIIGVHVLKNILIPIVTVIALQFGSIIAFAIVTESVFAWPGMGKLIIDSIRVLDRPVIVAYLMLIVVIFILINLVVDVVYSLLDPRVRLSDARG, encoded by the coding sequence ATGCTGGTATTTATCATTCGGCGCCTGCTGCAAAGCGTCGCGGTGCTTCTTGTCATGTCGCTGCTGGTCTTCGTGGGGGTTTATGCAATCGGCAACCCTATCGACGTGCTGCTCAGTCCTGATGCCGACCAGGCAGAACGTGCCCGGACAATCGCTTCTTTCGGCTTGGACAAGCCGCTTTGGCAGCAATATTTTATCTTCCTTAAAAATGCGCTCTCCGGCGACATGGGCCGCTCGTTCGCTTTCTCGACCCCGGCACTCACGCTGATTTTCGAACGCATGCCAGCCACCATGGAACTCGCCGTCACTGCCATCCTTTTTTCCATTGTGCTCGGCATTCCACTCGGTTTGTGGGCAGGCCTGCGTCCCAACAGCATTGCGGGTAAAACCATCATGGCGGTGTCGATCCTCGGTTTTTCACTGCCCACGTTCTGGGTTGGCCTGATGCTCATCATGCTGTTTGCCGTGCAACTGGGCTGGCTGCCGTCCAGCGGGCGCGGACCGACGCAGGAGTTGCTCGGCATACCCGTCAGTTTTCTGAGTTGGGATGGATTGAAGCATCTGTTTTTGCCGGCGCTGAATCTCTCGCTATTCAATATTGCCCTGGTGGTTCGCCTGACCCGTGCGGGCGCGCAGGAGGCGTTGCTGCAAGACTATGTCAAGTTCGCACGCGCTAAAGGCTTATCCAACAAGCGTATCATCGGTGTGCATGTGCTGAAGAATATCCTGATTCCGATCGTGACTGTGATCGCGTTGCAGTTCGGCTCGATTATTGCATTTGCCATCGTCACGGAGTCAGTGTTTGCCTGGCCTGGCATGGGCAAGCTGATCATAGATTCCATCCGTGTACTGGACCGACCGGTGATCGTTGCGTACCTGATGCTCATCGTCGTAATTTTCATACTGATCAATCTTGTCGTCGACGTGGTGTATTCATTGCTCGATCCAAGAGTGCGCCTGTCTGATGCGAGGGGATAG
- a CDS encoding ABC transporter permease translates to MLMEAAPEVTPALAKAETPFQRFVRQFFSSKVATFGFVVLLLIILAAVFAPVLSPQNPYDLSKLDVMDSRLQPGERSVDGSVKYLLGTDEQGRDMLSAILYGIRISVIVGVSSTVIALVIGLSLGLLAGYAGGRVEAFVMRIADIQLSFPPILIALILLALTGQGIGKIIIALVAVQWAYYARTARSAALVERKKEYIEAAICLGLSPMRIIFRHLLPNCLPPLIVIAALQVASAISLEATLSFLGLGLPVTEPSLGLLIANGFQYLLSGKYWISFFPGLALLVTVVAINLVADHLRDVLNPRLQTQ, encoded by the coding sequence ATGCTGATGGAAGCAGCGCCTGAAGTAACACCAGCGCTTGCTAAGGCCGAAACACCGTTCCAGCGTTTCGTACGGCAATTCTTTTCGAGCAAGGTTGCAACATTCGGCTTTGTCGTACTGTTATTGATTATCCTGGCTGCGGTTTTTGCGCCAGTCCTCTCACCGCAGAATCCCTACGATTTGTCCAAGCTCGATGTGATGGATTCCCGTTTACAGCCCGGCGAGAGGTCGGTAGACGGTTCAGTAAAATATTTGCTGGGTACGGACGAGCAGGGACGTGACATGCTATCGGCTATCCTGTACGGCATCCGTATTTCAGTGATCGTAGGGGTGTCGAGTACGGTGATCGCGCTCGTCATCGGACTGTCGCTGGGTCTGCTGGCCGGCTATGCGGGCGGGCGCGTAGAAGCTTTCGTGATGCGCATCGCCGACATCCAGCTTTCCTTCCCTCCCATTCTCATTGCGCTGATCCTGCTCGCATTGACAGGGCAGGGTATCGGGAAAATCATCATTGCGCTGGTTGCCGTGCAATGGGCATACTATGCCCGTACCGCACGCAGCGCCGCGCTGGTGGAACGAAAGAAAGAGTACATCGAAGCCGCCATCTGTCTCGGCCTGTCTCCGATGCGTATCATCTTCCGCCACCTATTGCCGAACTGCCTGCCGCCACTCATCGTGATTGCTGCCTTGCAGGTCGCGTCCGCCATTTCGCTGGAAGCCACCCTGTCGTTTCTCGGACTCGGCCTTCCGGTAACGGAACCGTCCCTTGGGCTGCTGATTGCGAACGGCTTCCAGTATTTACTATCAGGAAAATATTGGATCAGCTTTTTCCCGGGACTGGCATTGCTGGTTACTGTTGTGGCAATCAATCTCGTCGCAGACCATTTGCGCGACGTGCTTAACCCACGCCTCCAAACGCAATGA
- a CDS encoding ABC transporter ATP-binding protein codes for MTTQDQHPALIVENLKTHFFTHGGIVKAVDDVSFTVNRGEIMGLVGESGSGKSMTGYSIMGLIDPPGRLVSGSIRLQGKELRGLTQEQMRAVRGNRIAMIFQDPMMTLNPVLRIDTQMMEAIFAHQKVSRTVAREMSRDALARVGISSPDERLVAYPHQFSGGMRQRVAIAIALLNKPELIICDEPTTALDVTIQGQILYEMQKLCRESGTSLIWITHDLSVVAGLADTVCVMYAGKIVESGTVHQVLEAPRHPYTYGLIASAPSRNPHGQPLKQIRGMTPSLMNLPSGCAFRSRCDHATEVCATAPVLEQYDGRTLRCFHPVTVVPEVVQ; via the coding sequence ATGACAACACAGGATCAACATCCGGCTCTCATCGTAGAAAATCTGAAAACTCATTTTTTCACGCACGGCGGTATCGTCAAAGCCGTGGACGACGTATCCTTCACTGTCAATCGTGGTGAAATCATGGGGCTCGTCGGGGAATCCGGTTCCGGAAAATCGATGACAGGCTATTCCATCATGGGTCTGATCGATCCGCCCGGCAGACTGGTAAGCGGGAGCATTCGGCTGCAGGGGAAAGAGTTGCGCGGACTGACACAGGAACAGATGCGCGCGGTGCGCGGCAACCGCATCGCGATGATTTTCCAGGATCCGATGATGACGCTCAATCCGGTGTTGCGTATCGATACGCAGATGATGGAAGCCATATTTGCACACCAGAAAGTCAGCAGGACAGTCGCCCGCGAGATGTCCCGCGACGCACTGGCCCGCGTCGGTATTTCATCCCCGGATGAGCGTCTGGTCGCCTACCCTCACCAGTTCTCCGGCGGGATGCGCCAACGTGTCGCCATTGCCATTGCACTATTAAATAAGCCTGAACTCATCATCTGCGATGAACCGACAACAGCCCTCGATGTAACGATCCAAGGGCAAATTCTGTATGAAATGCAGAAGCTCTGCCGCGAATCCGGCACCTCGCTAATCTGGATTACACATGATCTTTCTGTCGTGGCGGGTCTGGCCGATACGGTGTGCGTGATGTATGCCGGGAAAATCGTAGAGAGCGGCACCGTCCATCAAGTGCTCGAAGCGCCGCGCCATCCCTACACCTACGGCTTGATCGCATCGGCACCGTCGCGCAATCCTCACGGACAGCCACTGAAGCAGATTCGTGGCATGACGCCTTCATTGATGAACCTCCCCAGCGGGTGTGCATTCAGGTCACGCTGCGACCATGCAACCGAAGTTTGCGCCACTGCTCCGGTGCTGGAACAGTATGACGGGAGGACGCTGCGTTGCTTCCATCCAGTGACGGTTGTGCCGGAGGTGGTGCAATGA
- a CDS encoding ABC transporter ATP-binding protein: protein MNTLTQPLLELQHVSKRFVKGLDAAAKIANVFGAGMKEEVVHAVDDVSLAVYPGEVVGLVGESGCGKSTLGRMAVGLHSMTFGTRWWKGEEIDKFAPAIRRRKQLGIQMIFQDPYASLNPRMRVHDIVGEAPVTHGMVSASEQKDYVEGLLQRVGLDPAMLRRFPHQFSGGQRARVGIARALAVKPEFLICDEAVAALDVSIQAQVLNLFIRLRDEMNLTYLFISHDLGVVKHLSDRVVIMYLGRVVESAPASEVFACANHPYTVALLTSAPKLEVKKIEFMAVHGEIPSPLNPPTGCHFHPRCPHAMPRCSAERPILKEIAPQHFSACHLNG, encoded by the coding sequence ATGAACACGCTTACTCAGCCTTTGCTTGAATTGCAACATGTCAGCAAGCGATTTGTCAAAGGCCTTGATGCGGCTGCGAAGATTGCCAATGTATTTGGCGCCGGCATGAAAGAAGAAGTGGTGCATGCGGTCGATGACGTCAGTCTGGCTGTCTATCCAGGCGAGGTAGTTGGTCTGGTTGGCGAGTCCGGATGTGGGAAGTCGACGCTGGGGCGCATGGCTGTGGGGTTGCACAGCATGACCTTCGGTACTCGTTGGTGGAAGGGAGAGGAAATAGACAAATTCGCGCCGGCGATTCGCCGGCGCAAGCAGCTTGGCATACAAATGATCTTCCAGGATCCCTATGCTTCGCTAAACCCCCGCATGCGCGTGCATGACATTGTTGGTGAAGCGCCGGTGACACACGGCATGGTGAGTGCTTCGGAGCAGAAGGACTACGTGGAAGGGCTACTACAACGCGTAGGACTTGATCCCGCTATGTTGCGCAGGTTTCCCCATCAGTTCTCCGGCGGCCAGCGTGCCCGTGTGGGGATTGCACGCGCACTGGCCGTCAAGCCGGAATTCTTGATATGCGATGAAGCGGTTGCGGCGCTCGACGTATCGATCCAGGCACAAGTGCTCAATCTTTTCATTCGTTTGCGTGACGAAATGAATCTGACCTATCTGTTTATCAGTCACGATTTGGGCGTCGTAAAGCATTTGTCCGACAGGGTGGTGATCATGTACCTGGGGCGAGTGGTGGAATCTGCGCCGGCATCTGAAGTCTTTGCTTGCGCGAACCATCCCTACACCGTGGCGCTGCTGACTTCGGCGCCGAAGCTGGAAGTGAAGAAAATCGAGTTCATGGCAGTGCATGGAGAGATTCCCTCGCCATTGAATCCGCCAACAGGGTGTCATTTTCACCCACGCTGTCCGCATGCCATGCCGCGCTGTTCGGCGGAACGACCGATACTCAAGGAAATTGCACCACAACATTTTTCCGCATGTCACCTGAACGGTTGA
- the argE gene encoding acetylornithine deacetylase yields MNANNEAAVAMPSAETLNMIERLIAYPTVSRDSNLGLIEWTRDYLGAMGVKSRLTYDATGKKANLFATLGEGKRPGIVLSGHTDVVPVDGQAWDTDPFTATIKEGRLYGRGSADMKGYIGTVLALAPKFLEADMDSALHFALSYDEEIGCVGVRGLIRDLEEIGLKPAGCIVGEPTSMQPIIAHKGTHRFRCCVRGREAHSSYTTLGVNAVEYAARIIVYIRQMADRMAQLETRNYGFTVPYTTMQTGLIRGGLASNIVPKDCEFQFEARTLPGVEAEKLYQEVQDFAATLVPEMRRVEPDAAIDFEWLAAAPGLAMEESDAIVQLAASLSRNKPNGAVSYGTEAGLFQRAGIPTVVCGPGSIEEAHRPNEYVSLQQLAQCEAFLLRLMDESSK; encoded by the coding sequence ATGAATGCCAATAACGAAGCCGCTGTCGCCATGCCCTCCGCCGAAACATTGAACATGATTGAACGGCTGATCGCGTATCCGACTGTCTCGCGGGATTCCAATCTGGGGCTGATCGAGTGGACACGCGACTATCTTGGCGCCATGGGAGTGAAGTCACGGCTTACCTATGATGCGACCGGCAAGAAAGCAAACCTGTTCGCCACGCTTGGCGAAGGGAAGCGACCCGGCATCGTCCTCTCCGGCCACACCGATGTGGTCCCAGTGGATGGTCAGGCCTGGGACACGGATCCCTTTACCGCGACGATCAAGGAAGGACGACTGTATGGGCGAGGCTCCGCCGACATGAAAGGTTATATCGGCACCGTGCTTGCACTAGCGCCGAAGTTTCTGGAAGCAGATATGGACTCGGCATTGCATTTTGCGCTGTCGTACGACGAAGAGATTGGCTGTGTCGGCGTCCGTGGCCTGATCAGGGACCTCGAGGAAATAGGCTTGAAACCAGCAGGGTGTATCGTCGGAGAACCGACATCGATGCAGCCGATCATCGCGCACAAGGGTACGCACCGGTTCCGCTGCTGTGTCCGTGGACGGGAAGCCCATTCCAGCTACACGACCCTGGGTGTGAACGCAGTAGAGTATGCAGCGCGCATCATCGTCTACATCCGTCAGATGGCTGATCGGATGGCACAGCTGGAGACGCGCAATTACGGGTTCACCGTGCCTTATACCACCATGCAGACCGGCCTCATCCGAGGCGGCTTGGCGTCCAACATTGTGCCGAAGGACTGCGAGTTTCAGTTTGAAGCCCGTACGCTGCCGGGCGTGGAGGCAGAGAAGTTGTATCAGGAGGTACAGGACTTCGCCGCAACACTGGTACCCGAAATGCGCCGTGTCGAACCGGATGCAGCCATTGACTTCGAATGGCTGGCAGCCGCTCCCGGTCTTGCAATGGAGGAGAGCGATGCCATTGTTCAACTCGCGGCATCGCTGTCGCGCAATAAGCCCAATGGCGCCGTTTCCTACGGCACTGAGGCAGGGCTGTTTCAGCGTGCCGGCATTCCTACTGTCGTATGTGGCCCCGGCAGCATCGAAGAAGCGCATCGGCCGAATGAGTATGTATCGCTTCAGCAGTTGGCGCAATGTGAAGCGTTTTTACTGCGGCTTATGGATGAATCCAGCAAATAA
- the panB gene encoding 3-methyl-2-oxobutanoate hydroxymethyltransferase, which yields MIEKNIASIVSNRVGRKDINSLLRMYIDGERIAMLTCYDSSFAALMDRCGVDILFVGDSLGNVCQGHASTLPVTLGHMVYHTKCVSRGNSSAFLIADMPYGTYATPGSAIDHAAKLMQAGAQMVKLEGGAWLRDIVSRLVERGIPVCAHVGLTPQYVHSLGGYKVQGKTIEAAKLIKDDALVLQNAGAKLVVIEAVPKLISKEITEALSIPAIGIGAGPYCSGQVLVMHDMLGISSGRKARFVKNFMDGCQSIEAAIRSYVEEVKSNAFPNDTHCY from the coding sequence ATGATTGAAAAAAACATCGCATCCATTGTATCGAACCGCGTCGGACGGAAAGACATAAATTCTCTGCTTCGGATGTACATAGACGGCGAGAGGATTGCAATGCTGACCTGCTACGATTCCAGTTTTGCGGCACTTATGGACCGATGCGGAGTAGATATCTTATTTGTGGGAGACTCGCTTGGGAATGTATGCCAGGGTCACGCATCAACTCTGCCAGTGACGTTAGGGCATATGGTGTACCACACCAAATGCGTATCGCGCGGGAATTCGTCAGCATTTCTCATAGCCGACATGCCTTATGGTACGTACGCAACTCCCGGCTCAGCCATAGACCATGCCGCAAAGCTTATGCAAGCAGGCGCTCAGATGGTGAAACTGGAAGGTGGTGCTTGGCTAAGAGATATCGTCAGTCGTCTTGTCGAACGCGGAATACCAGTTTGCGCACACGTAGGCCTTACGCCGCAATATGTCCACAGCCTTGGTGGCTACAAGGTTCAAGGTAAAACCATTGAAGCCGCCAAGTTAATTAAAGACGACGCGCTAGTGCTTCAGAACGCAGGCGCAAAATTGGTTGTCATTGAAGCGGTACCGAAATTGATCAGTAAGGAAATTACTGAGGCCTTATCTATACCGGCCATAGGAATCGGAGCCGGTCCGTATTGTTCAGGTCAGGTTCTCGTGATGCACGATATGTTAGGAATTAGCAGCGGACGCAAAGCCCGGTTTGTTAAGAACTTCATGGACGGGTGTCAAAGCATAGAAGCAGCAATACGTAGCTACGTCGAAGAAGTCAAATCCAACGCTTTCCCCAATGACACACATTGCTACTGA
- a CDS encoding porin, whose translation MKKSNLALAVLCTMATCSWAQTSVTVYGVMDLGVVSEGGGPGGSVLKLSSGVSAGSRLGFRGSEDLGGGLSAKFVIESGIAADTGGLNQGGLTFGRQAFVGLDGGFGSITAGRQYAPHFLAVDDIDPFGTGLAGNSTNLLGTTARMSNALIYTTPSVGGFNGQLAYGFGEIAGDASANRQMGLRLGYSAGPFSGGLAHHHTNDPSGTTAAKNTLISAKYDFNFGWVSLGYNVNDGAPGNDSRDVLVGLSVPAGTGTIMASYVRKDDRSALNRDAAQIGIGYIHNVSKRTALYTSYARIDNDNGAMYTVGNAIEAGSGNRAFNFGVRHRF comes from the coding sequence ATGAAGAAATCAAACTTGGCCCTTGCAGTCCTTTGTACGATGGCCACATGTTCGTGGGCGCAGACATCGGTTACCGTATATGGCGTTATGGACCTTGGTGTAGTTTCAGAAGGTGGTGGTCCGGGAGGATCAGTTTTGAAGTTGAGCAGCGGCGTCAGTGCTGGTAGTAGACTCGGCTTTCGTGGTAGCGAGGACTTAGGTGGCGGACTCAGTGCTAAGTTTGTTATTGAATCGGGTATTGCGGCCGATACAGGTGGATTAAACCAAGGCGGATTGACATTTGGGCGTCAAGCATTTGTCGGGCTCGACGGTGGATTTGGTTCGATTACCGCTGGCCGCCAGTACGCGCCACACTTTCTCGCCGTCGATGATATTGACCCGTTCGGAACTGGGTTGGCCGGCAATTCGACCAACCTGCTGGGTACGACGGCACGGATGAGCAACGCGTTGATTTACACTACCCCTTCCGTCGGTGGTTTCAACGGGCAACTCGCCTACGGGTTTGGTGAAATAGCCGGTGATGCCTCGGCAAATCGTCAAATGGGCTTACGATTGGGATACAGCGCTGGTCCGTTCAGTGGTGGACTCGCACATCATCATACCAATGATCCGAGTGGTACGACGGCAGCGAAAAACACGTTAATATCGGCGAAGTATGACTTTAATTTCGGTTGGGTTAGCTTGGGTTACAACGTCAACGACGGCGCGCCTGGCAACGATAGCCGTGACGTCCTCGTTGGCCTTAGCGTCCCGGCAGGAACTGGCACCATTATGGCCTCTTACGTGCGCAAAGATGATCGTAGCGCATTAAATCGGGATGCAGCTCAGATTGGCATCGGCTATATCCACAACGTATCGAAGCGTACTGCGCTATATACATCATACGCCCGCATTGACAATGATAACGGAGCGATGTACACCGTCGGCAACGCCATCGAGGCCGGATCTGGAAATCGCGCATTTAATTTCGGGGTGCGTCATCGATTTTAA
- a CDS encoding LysR family transcriptional regulator, translating to MELRQLRYLASIVESGSISRAAQRLYVAQSALSQQLSKLEAELNTKLLHRTATGIRLTEDGRKFCEHANQILRNVEDAKRAFSDNPNTPVGTVTLGIPQSVSAALALPLFVAAKQRLPRVTLLITEELTGNLENQLIDERLDMSVLFDDGKLNRFDYKALAREQLFLVSTPDFLGISISAAISPSDALRQPLILPSYPHGVRIQVERMARSLSQFESNLVAEINSVAILRSALLAKLGATILPMAPVRDLLDTGLLVAQEIASPAATRTLCLCTPSGAAPSQAGAAVSKLVAEVVGTLCEDGRWLGAAALNVP from the coding sequence ATGGAATTGCGCCAGCTAAGATATCTTGCGTCGATAGTGGAGAGCGGAAGCATATCCAGAGCGGCTCAAAGGCTGTATGTTGCTCAGTCTGCACTAAGCCAACAGTTATCAAAACTGGAGGCTGAACTGAACACAAAACTCCTGCATCGGACGGCAACGGGGATACGGCTTACTGAAGATGGTCGAAAGTTCTGTGAGCATGCCAATCAGATTCTGCGGAACGTTGAAGACGCTAAGCGTGCATTTAGTGACAATCCGAACACCCCTGTTGGAACGGTAACGTTAGGAATCCCCCAGAGCGTATCGGCTGCATTGGCGTTACCTCTTTTTGTCGCGGCGAAGCAGCGACTTCCCCGTGTAACGCTACTGATCACCGAGGAGCTTACCGGTAACCTTGAAAACCAGTTAATCGATGAGAGGCTGGACATGTCGGTTCTGTTTGACGATGGAAAGCTAAATCGGTTTGACTATAAGGCACTAGCTCGAGAGCAGCTCTTTCTGGTATCGACTCCCGATTTCCTGGGGATATCCATTAGCGCTGCAATATCACCCAGTGATGCTCTACGTCAGCCGCTCATTCTCCCTTCTTATCCACATGGTGTACGCATCCAGGTCGAGCGAATGGCGCGTAGCCTTAGTCAATTTGAGTCTAATTTGGTGGCGGAGATTAACTCTGTTGCTATCCTTCGAAGCGCACTTTTAGCAAAGTTAGGCGCAACAATTCTACCAATGGCTCCGGTGAGGGACCTTCTCGACACCGGCTTACTAGTCGCACAGGAAATCGCATCCCCGGCAGCAACACGAACTCTCTGCCTTTGCACGCCAAGCGGAGCAGCACCATCGCAGGCTGGCGCCGCCGTCAGCAAGTTAGTTGCTGAGGTAGTAGGCACCTTGTGTGAGGATGGGCGATGGTTAGGCGCCGCAGCTTTGAATGTTCCTTGA
- a CDS encoding thioesterase family protein yields MEQIMLKTGDSTAVSIIVEQGDLAAAFADFENESYPEVLSTPAMLGLMERACARLLEPLLKDGEMSVGAKVQLSHFSPSAMGSFVTAVATFERQEGSLFWFRLRAYDGAGDVGKGEHARAIVRQSDIEEKASLRRKAI; encoded by the coding sequence ATGGAGCAGATCATGTTAAAGACAGGGGACTCGACTGCAGTCTCAATAATTGTAGAGCAGGGCGATCTCGCCGCCGCGTTCGCGGATTTCGAGAACGAATCATATCCAGAAGTTCTGTCGACGCCAGCAATGTTAGGGCTTATGGAACGCGCCTGCGCACGCTTGCTGGAGCCGCTGCTAAAAGATGGCGAGATGTCTGTGGGCGCCAAGGTGCAGCTGAGTCACTTTTCACCGTCAGCAATGGGGTCGTTTGTCACGGCCGTTGCCACGTTTGAGCGTCAGGAGGGGTCGCTATTTTGGTTTCGACTAAGAGCGTATGACGGTGCTGGCGATGTGGGAAAGGGAGAACATGCACGGGCGATCGTCCGACAAAGCGATATTGAAGAAAAGGCTTCCCTAAGAAGGAAAGCGATCTGA